A single genomic interval of Pomacea canaliculata isolate SZHN2017 linkage group LG5, ASM307304v1, whole genome shotgun sequence harbors:
- the LOC112565098 gene encoding uncharacterized protein LOC112565098 isoform X2, with translation MAVEEQPWCVCTDGEQLCGVDASSQSCAAAGRRRRSQGTDITLDLLKTSSQNPPNRCLTRQPPVQFQFDINYSFAVGTWPTSTGITLEMAVTSCRSQIEANLSAGACGKIVSADLTAAIDTCVEDVQITESLTWVASAFKTLLQMCSTSIEFDLSLWKQVTINGTVVDEPPTDIFDTILCPSNCTGHGLCVEGQCQCQGNFSGDDCALDLGNPPVVFPTDKACDRLEDSCLNVTVFGSGFVSSTDLVCFVQELTITQDGFVQQDTEATPVTASFISSQQVICSLRKVGIYNISISNRRDLRFSSTFITYVSYDSGCYNCSLTGCTKNSGVCVINGTCYGDGFVNLFNPTQRCTNGSSVWTIIKKEEIVSKTYNFLSIDGTVLVTTSGNVTAIGAPVLNSQAVELNGVDQYLDFTNATSLCAFKPEACLLGLSVTFNLKLKQVLGDEYIFTSGGDEENGQGLSLYFHLGRLFLTVSTKDLVWSVSVPTSVLRLNVFMSIEFSWSRQSGLELLVDRVVVARTTTYIRRQILGVSRTNFFVGRSLGFPANRSVFAGIAIEAWSFTHSTRQVRDALLPVESTTVLTTTSPAANATTVATQSNTTSTGTMSTVNVTGVLNATEGVTSVTDFMTTSVSNVTGIGTTGSLSTISATIVTNSTQNATLSSVTGAANTTGTGTNTIQPTTVPTVTGFTNATGRSETLITSGTTATVPTSGTAGTFTTLAQVSGLPSQQVNTTTMPTAINQTQTTVLLRNTTSVSQQPIVNQTQTTISYNTTSISTQPAMNQTQTTVFQLNTTTSISSQLPISQTQTTVSLLNTTSISTQQAINQTQTTVSLRTTTSLVNQTQSIVPLLNTTVSLQPAVNQTQTTASLLNTSSTPSQPAINQTQPSRPELNTTAIVQTQLPANQTQSTVFTLMTTTSVQTRAGTSLSSSSISSDPQTTQMPLTSTAAITTAAMTTLSSTSTPCIASTTGYPNMTGPPTVSNAVLSSSVRFDCTVRPASLASTTYTVEWSSGGVVLLSSDLTGSATVHSLDSSSLNQASRNSILDNGITCSVTAISTALCGYIRSPPLSSSLAPTKLQVVLPSQALVRASEIITVSVGFKNSVTASFYCLLKYGRMCTVELEARTSQSRPWKCIGSLSIQALVVKSVSPTGSEVCGTQLSASSTSMQELLLRAVVNNIVRSQVKVEVEVSQVDIVNGQRTYTSILNKFDVNVESAYKRDSHCFIYADPHFKTFDGVYYDVMRPGPFVIYKNKLFPVEVEGYFQVVGRGVQACGYGIRSADDVIRVSRCNSPLTTKIFLNGNLTPGTRIYQEDEGNIIKVLLPTGTVAIVTAGTQTELGLEIRPSVLDVNQTQGLCGVFDGNILNDLTSRYDRVTPVTSSRITRDPNDFSMTWINDESQSFYGGFKGTASFDTSTYCTCERSKLISCSPQGYISDCGVSISGKEITQTLLEDHYQTRAVQNLQRRKRQTTGEVFTYDPYFNASDSATWPTQSGKTESQARAACSNRVISSQAYLQCKDFSPDNFTTEIENCVRDVQLTDNLDWSDSALQTAQKLCGSTIATDSNLWVDSNPTDESVPATIQSNIANTLCQNQCSGHGSCQNGVCSCDSKYGGIDCSFEKSQAPTVDVVFSSVMCQTNLGSCNRTIVRGYNFMNLLPGFLSCHLTPIQVDQTGWTRSGPSVTVSAEYRSRYEVVCNLPAERSYTIAISNDQRSTSISEALFLTYDSQCFVCSISNDSQSATCTLKPLTCFIGGMCFLEKQKNPADSCLACQPSKSQTSWTQANALGCTTSTSSSTTVKLASDQASRFRSETIIIAVSISAVVFVLIVIAVVAYIVRRRRGSRSLTRSTISEEASQYEHVYDGSRGLRTEKGLTFTNPTVYENYTPSI, from the exons ATGGCTGTGGAAGAACAACCCTGGTGCGTGTGCACAGACGGCGAGCAGCTGTGCGGAGTGGACGCGTCCAGCCAGTCATGTGCAGCTGCTGGTCGCCGGCGCCGCTCACAAG GTACAGACATCACTTTGGATCTTTTGAAGACGTCATCACAGAATCCTCCAAATCGATGCTTGACCAGGCAGCCTCCTGTTCAGTTCCAGTTCGACATCAACTACTCATTTGCTGTG GGTACGTGGCCAACATCTACTGGAATCACTCTTGAAATGGCTGTAACATCGTGCCGCAGCCAGATCGAGGCTAACCTCAGTGCAGGTGCTTGCGGCAAGATTGTGTCAGCTGATCTGACAGCAGCAATTGACACCTGTGTAGAGGATGTTCAG ATTACTGAATCACTCACCTGGGTGGCGTCTGCCTTCAAGACTCTCCTTCAGATGTGTTCAACGAGCATCGAATTTGACCTCAGTCTTTGGAAGCAAGTTACCATTAATGGCACAGTTGTCGATGAGCCACCAACAGACATTTTTGACACCATTCTCTGTCCATCAAACTGCACTGGACACGGCCTTTGCGTTGAAG GTCAATGCCAGTGTCAAGGGAACTTCTCTGGAGATGACTGCGCGCTGGATCTTGGCAATCCACCAGTAGTGTTCCCAACAGACAAGGCGTGTGACAGACTTGAGGACTCCTGTCTCAACGTCACTGTATTCGGCTCTGGTTTTGTCTCCTCAACCGATCTTGTCTGCTTTGTGCAGGAGCTTACG ATTACCCAGGATGGTTTTGTGCAACAAGACACAGAGGCGACACCAGTCACAGCAAGTTTCATCAGTTCTCAGCAGGTAATATGTTCACTCAGAAAAGTCGGCATATacaacatcagcatcagcaaCCGACGGGATCTCCGATTTAGCAGCACCTTCATCACATACGTCTCCTATGACTCAGGCTGTTATAACTGCTCTCTGACTGGCTGCACTAAAAAC AGCGGAGTATGTGTAATAAATGGTACATGCTATGGTGACGGTTTTGTGAATCTCTTCAACCCTACACAGCGCTGTACCAATGGCAGTAGCGTCTGGACCATTATCAAAA aagaaGAGATTGTGTCCAAGACCTACAACTTCCTTAGCATTGACGGCACAGTATTGGTGACCACAAGTGGAAATGTAACTGCCATCGGTGCACCTGTTCTAAACAGTCAGGCCGTGGAGCTGAACGGTGTTGATCAGTACCTTGATTTTACAAACGCCACTAGTTTATGCGCCTTCAAGCCGGAAGCCTGCCTTTTAGGTCTGTCCGTGACCTTCAACCTAAAGTTAAAACAAGTGCTGGGAGATGAGTACATTTTCACCAGCGGCGGGGATGAAGAAAATGGGCAGGGCCTCTCCTTGTACTTCCACCTTGGACGATTGTTCCTCACGGTCAGCACCAAGGACCTGGTGTGGTCTGTTTCCGTTCCTACATCTGTCCTCCGTCTTAATGTCTTCATGTCCATTGAGTTCTCCTGGAGCCGCCAGTCAGGACTGGAGCTTCTGGTAGACAGAGTCGTTGTCGCCCGCACCACGACCTACATCCGACGTCAGATTCTCGGCGTTTCCCGCACAAACTTTTTTGTAGGCCGCTCTCTGGGCTTCCCAGCCAACCGCAGTGTCTTTGCTGGAATAGCGATAGAGGCCTGGTCATTCACACATAGCACTCGTCAAGTCCGTGACGCGTTACTGCCCGTTGAGTCGACGACAGTGCTGACGACCACTTCCCCTGCAGCAAACGCGACAACAGTCGCCACACAGTCGAACACAACTAGCACCGGTACCATGTCAACAGTAAACGTCACAGGTGTGCTAAACGCTACTGAGGGCGTGACAAGTGTGACAGATTTTATGACAACAAGTGTCTCAAATGTGACGGGTATCGGAACTACGGGATCCCTTTCCACCATCTCTGCAACAATTGTCACCAATTCTACTCAAAATGCAACTTTGTCCTCGGTGACAGGAGCTGCCAACACAACAGGAACAG GAACAAATACAATACAACCTACTACTGTACCTACAGTGACAGGTTTCACAAATGCCACAGGAAGATCAGAAACCCTCATTACATCTGGAACCACAGCCACAGTGCCAACCTCAG GGACAGCAGGCACCTTCACCACACTGGCTCAAGTGTCTGGGTTGCCTTCGCAGCAAGTTAATACAACAACGATGCCCACAGCAATCAACCAAACACAGACTACTGTATTACTACGCAATACAACATCAGTTTCTCAACAGCCTATAGTGAACCAGACACAGACCACTATCTCCTATAATACCACATCAATTTCTACACAACCAGCAATGAACCAGACACAGACTACAGTGTTCCAGCTAAATACTACTACATCAATTTCTTCACAGCTACCAATCAGCCAGACACAGACCACTGTATCTCTACTTAATACTACATCTATTTCTACACAGCAAGCAATCAACCAGACACAGACCACTGTGTCCTTGCGGACTACTACATCATTAGTCAACCAGACACAGTCCATTGTGCCTCTGCTTAACACTACGGTTTCATTACAACCAGCAGTCAACCAGACACAGACCACTGCATCCCTGCTAAATACTTCATCAACTCCTTCACAGCCAGCAATCAACCAGACACAGCCTTCTAGACCTGAGCTAAATACTACTGCTATTGTTCAAACGCAGCTACCAGCCAACCAAACACAAAGCACTGTTTTCACATTAATGACAACTACTTCAGTCCAGACCAGGGCAGGTACATCCTTAAGTTCATCATCTATTTCATCTGATCCCCAGACAACGCAAATGCCGTTGACTTCAACAGCGG CAATCACAACTGCAGCAATGACAACTTTGTCTTCTACTTCAACACCATGCATTG CCTCGACCACCGGCTATCCCAATATGACAGGACCTCCGACTGTAAGCAACGCTGTGCTATCGTCAAGTGTTCGGTTCGACTGTACCGTGAGACCAGCCAGTCTCGCCAGTACAACCTACACAGTCGAGTGGTCCAGTGGGGGGGTGGTGTTGCTGTCATCTGATCTCACGGGCTCAGCCACCGTGCACTCGCTGGATTCTTCTAGTCTCAACCAGGCGTCAAGGAACTCCATTCTCGACAATGGC ATTACATGCTCAGTGACGGCCATAAGCACTGCCCTCTGCGGTTACATCCGAAGTCCTCCTCTGTCGTCCTCTCTCGCACCCACGAAACTCCAG GTTGTCCTGCCATCCCAGGCGCTGGTTCGAGCTTCTGAGATTATTACCGTCAGTGTTGGTTTTAAGAACTCGGTGACAGCATCGTTCTACTGCCTGCTCAAGTACGGCCGCATGTGCACAGTGGAACTGGAGGCCCGCACCAGCCAGTCACGCCCATGGAAATGCATCGGCAGCCTCAGCATCCAGGCTCTGGTCGTAAAATCTGTCTCCCCCACCGGCAGTGAAGTATGCGGCACTCAGCTGTCCGCGTCCAGCACCTCGATGCAAGAACTTCTACTGCGGGCTGTGGTGAACAACATTGTTCGCTCCCAAGTCAAGGTGGAAGTAGAGGTCAGCCAGGTGGACATTGTCAATGGTCAACGCACATATACGTCTATCCTCAACAAATTTGAC GTGAATGTGGAGAGTGCATACAAAAGAGACTCACATTGCTTCATATATGCGGATCCCCACTTCAAGACCTTTGATGGCGT ATACTATGATGTCATGCGACCTGGACCTTTCGTGATCTACAAAAACAAGCTGTTTCCAGTGGAG GTCGAGGGCTACTTCCAAGTAGTTGGCAGAGGGGTGCAGGCCTGCGGCTACGGCATCCGCTCTGCTGATGACGTCATCCGTGTAAGTCGCTGCAACTCGCCCTTAACAACCAAAATTTTCCTGAACGGCAATTTGACACCCGGCACCCGCATTTATCAGGAAGACGAAGGAAACATTATTAAG GTGTTGCTGCCCACGGGTACAGTAGCTATCGTTACTGCCGGCACACAGACTGAGCTCGGCCTTGAAATCAGACCGTCTGTTCTTGACGTGAACCAGACTCAAG GTCTGTGCGGGGTGTTCGATGGCAACATTTTAAACGACCTGACATCGCGCTACGACCGTGTAACACCTGTCACCAGCTCACGCATAACACGAGATCCCAACGACTTCAGCATGACTTGGAT CAACGATGAGTCCCAGTCATTCTACGGAGGCTTCAAAGGCACCGCCAGCTTTGACACATCCACTTATTGCACCTGTGAGCGCAGCAAGCTGATTTCCTGCTCTCCTCAGGGTTATATCTCAGACTGTGGTGTATCCATTTCCG gaaaggaaataacacaaacactattGGAGGATCACTACCAGACACGGGCTGTTCAGAACTTGCAAAGACGCAAGCGTCAGACGACCGGCGAAGTCTTCACCTATGATCCTTACTTTAACGCTTCTGAT aGTGCCACTTGGCCAACTCAGAGTGGTAAAACGGAGAGCCAGGCTCGAGCAGCGTGTTCCAACAGGGTGATCAGCTCGCAAGCATACCTGCAGTGTAAAGATTTCTCTCCTGACAACTTCACCACAGAGATTGAAAATTGTGTGAGGGATGTACAG CTGACGGACAATCTGGACTGGTCAGACTCCGCCTTGCAGACGGCACAGAAGCTCTGCGGCTCCACGATTGCAACGGACTCGAATCTCTGGGTGGACAGCAACCCCACGGATGAGAGCGTTCCCGCAACAATTCAATCCAACATTGCCAACACACTGTGCCAGAACCAGTGCAGTGGTCACGGCAGCTGTCAAAACG GTGTTTGCTCCTGTGACAGTAAATACGGTGGCATCGACTGCTCTTTCGAAAAGTCCCAAGCACCAACTGTTGACGTCGTATTCAGCAGTGTCATGTGCCAGACGAACTTAGGCTCCTGCAACCGCACGATCGTCCGGGGATATAATTTCATGAACCTGTTGCCTGGATTTCTGTCTTGTCATCTGACCCCCATACAG GTGGACCAAACAGGATGGACGCGCAGCGGCCCTAGTGTCACCGTGTCTGCTGAATACCGCAGTAGGTACGAGGTGGTTTGTAACCTGCCAGCCGAGAGAAGCTACACCATCGCCATCAGTAACGACCAGCGCTCCACCAGCATCAGCGAAGCTCTCTTCCTCACCTACGACTCCCAATGTTTTGTTTGCAGCATCAGCAACGACTCACAGAGTGCAACCTGCACCTTGAAG CCACTGACATGCTTTATTGGAGGAATGTGCTTCcttgagaaacaaaaaaatccagctGACTCCTGTCTCGCGTGCCAGCCGTCCAAGTCACAGACATCTTGGACTCAGGCCAACG CTCTCGGATGCACTACCTCGACATCCTCATCGACGACAGTGAAACTAGCCAGCGACCAAGCGTCACGTTTCCGGTCGGAAACAATCATCATCGCAGTATCCATTAGCGCTGTTGTGTTTGTACTCATCGTTATCGCCGTCGTTGCTTACATCGTTCGAAG ACGAAGGGGATCCCGCAGCTTAACACGCTCCACAATCTCAGAAGAGGCATCTCAGTATGAGCATGTGTACGACGGGTCGCGTGGCCTGCGGACAGAAAAAGGACTGACCTTTACAAACCCTACTGTCTACGAAAATTATACGCCCTCCATCTAG
- the LOC112565098 gene encoding uncharacterized protein LOC112565098 isoform X3 — MAVEEQPWCVCTDGEQLCGVDASSQSCAAAGRRRRSQGTDITLDLLKTSSQNPPNRCLTRQPPVQFQFDINYSFAVGTWPTSTGITLEMAVTSCRSQIEANLSAGACGKIVSADLTAAIDTCVEDVQITESLTWVASAFKTLLQMCSTSIEFDLSLWKQVTINGTVVDEPPTDIFDTILCPSNCTGHGLCVEGQCQCQGNFSGDDCALDLGNPPVVFPTDKACDRLEDSCLNVTVFGSGFVSSTDLVCFVQELTITQDGFVQQDTEATPVTASFISSQQVICSLRKVGIYNISISNRRDLRFSSTFITYVSYDSGCYNCSLTGCTKNSGVCVINGTCYGDGFVNLFNPTQRCTNGSSVWTIIKKEEIVSKTYNFLSIDGTVLVTTSGNVTAIGAPVLNSQAVELNGVDQYLDFTNATSLCAFKPEACLLGLSVTFNLKLKQVLGDEYIFTSGGDEENGQGLSLYFHLGRLFLTVSTKDLVWSVSVPTSVLRLNVFMSIEFSWSRQSGLELLVDRVVVARTTTYIRRQILGVSRTNFFVGRSLGFPANRSVFAGIAIEAWSFTHSTRQVRDALLPVESTTVLTTTSPAANATTVATQSNTTSTGTMSTVNVTGVLNATEGVTSVTDFMTTSVSNVTGIGTTGSLSTISATIVTNSTQNATLSSVTGAANTTGTGTNTIQPTTVPTVTGFTNATGRSETLITSGTTATVPTSAITTAAMTTLSSTSTPCIASTTGYPNMTGPPTVSNAVLSSSVRFDCTVRPASLASTTYTVEWSSGGVVLLSSDLTGSATVHSLDSSSLNQASRNSILDNGITCSVTAISTALCGYIRSPPLSSSLAPTKLQVVLPSQALVRASEIITVSVGFKNSVTASFYCLLKYGRMCTVELEARTSQSRPWKCIGSLSIQALVVKSVSPTGSEVCGTQLSASSTSMQELLLRAVVNNIVRSQVKVEVEVSQVDIVNGQRTYTSILNKFDVNVESAYKRDSHCFIYADPHFKTFDGVYYDVMRPGPFVIYKNKLFPVEVEGYFQVVGRGVQACGYGIRSADDVIRVSRCNSPLTTKIFLNGNLTPGTRIYQEDEGNIIKVLLPTGTVAIVTAGTQTELGLEIRPSVLDVNQTQGLCGVFDGNILNDLTSRYDRVTPVTSSRITRDPNDFSMTWINDESQSFYGGFKGTASFDTSTYCTCERSKLISCSPQGYISDCGVSISGKEITQTLLEDHYQTRAVQNLQRRKRQTTGEVFTYDPYFNASDSATWPTQSGKTESQARAACSNRVISSQAYLQCKDFSPDNFTTEIENCVRDVQLTDNLDWSDSALQTAQKLCGSTIATDSNLWVDSNPTDESVPATIQSNIANTLCQNQCSGHGSCQNGVCSCDSKYGGIDCSFEKSQAPTVDVVFSSVMCQTNLGSCNRTIVRGYNFMNLLPGFLSCHLTPIQVDQTGWTRSGPSVTVSAEYRSRYEVVCNLPAERSYTIAISNDQRSTSISEALFLTYDSQCFVCSISNDSQSATCTLKPLTCFIGGMCFLEKQKNPADSCLACQPSKSQTSWTQANALGCTTSTSSSTTVKLASDQASRFRSETIIIAVSISAVVFVLIVIAVVAYIVRRRRGSRSLTRSTISEEASQYEHVYDGSRGLRTEKGLTFTNPTVYENYTPSI; from the exons ATGGCTGTGGAAGAACAACCCTGGTGCGTGTGCACAGACGGCGAGCAGCTGTGCGGAGTGGACGCGTCCAGCCAGTCATGTGCAGCTGCTGGTCGCCGGCGCCGCTCACAAG GTACAGACATCACTTTGGATCTTTTGAAGACGTCATCACAGAATCCTCCAAATCGATGCTTGACCAGGCAGCCTCCTGTTCAGTTCCAGTTCGACATCAACTACTCATTTGCTGTG GGTACGTGGCCAACATCTACTGGAATCACTCTTGAAATGGCTGTAACATCGTGCCGCAGCCAGATCGAGGCTAACCTCAGTGCAGGTGCTTGCGGCAAGATTGTGTCAGCTGATCTGACAGCAGCAATTGACACCTGTGTAGAGGATGTTCAG ATTACTGAATCACTCACCTGGGTGGCGTCTGCCTTCAAGACTCTCCTTCAGATGTGTTCAACGAGCATCGAATTTGACCTCAGTCTTTGGAAGCAAGTTACCATTAATGGCACAGTTGTCGATGAGCCACCAACAGACATTTTTGACACCATTCTCTGTCCATCAAACTGCACTGGACACGGCCTTTGCGTTGAAG GTCAATGCCAGTGTCAAGGGAACTTCTCTGGAGATGACTGCGCGCTGGATCTTGGCAATCCACCAGTAGTGTTCCCAACAGACAAGGCGTGTGACAGACTTGAGGACTCCTGTCTCAACGTCACTGTATTCGGCTCTGGTTTTGTCTCCTCAACCGATCTTGTCTGCTTTGTGCAGGAGCTTACG ATTACCCAGGATGGTTTTGTGCAACAAGACACAGAGGCGACACCAGTCACAGCAAGTTTCATCAGTTCTCAGCAGGTAATATGTTCACTCAGAAAAGTCGGCATATacaacatcagcatcagcaaCCGACGGGATCTCCGATTTAGCAGCACCTTCATCACATACGTCTCCTATGACTCAGGCTGTTATAACTGCTCTCTGACTGGCTGCACTAAAAAC AGCGGAGTATGTGTAATAAATGGTACATGCTATGGTGACGGTTTTGTGAATCTCTTCAACCCTACACAGCGCTGTACCAATGGCAGTAGCGTCTGGACCATTATCAAAA aagaaGAGATTGTGTCCAAGACCTACAACTTCCTTAGCATTGACGGCACAGTATTGGTGACCACAAGTGGAAATGTAACTGCCATCGGTGCACCTGTTCTAAACAGTCAGGCCGTGGAGCTGAACGGTGTTGATCAGTACCTTGATTTTACAAACGCCACTAGTTTATGCGCCTTCAAGCCGGAAGCCTGCCTTTTAGGTCTGTCCGTGACCTTCAACCTAAAGTTAAAACAAGTGCTGGGAGATGAGTACATTTTCACCAGCGGCGGGGATGAAGAAAATGGGCAGGGCCTCTCCTTGTACTTCCACCTTGGACGATTGTTCCTCACGGTCAGCACCAAGGACCTGGTGTGGTCTGTTTCCGTTCCTACATCTGTCCTCCGTCTTAATGTCTTCATGTCCATTGAGTTCTCCTGGAGCCGCCAGTCAGGACTGGAGCTTCTGGTAGACAGAGTCGTTGTCGCCCGCACCACGACCTACATCCGACGTCAGATTCTCGGCGTTTCCCGCACAAACTTTTTTGTAGGCCGCTCTCTGGGCTTCCCAGCCAACCGCAGTGTCTTTGCTGGAATAGCGATAGAGGCCTGGTCATTCACACATAGCACTCGTCAAGTCCGTGACGCGTTACTGCCCGTTGAGTCGACGACAGTGCTGACGACCACTTCCCCTGCAGCAAACGCGACAACAGTCGCCACACAGTCGAACACAACTAGCACCGGTACCATGTCAACAGTAAACGTCACAGGTGTGCTAAACGCTACTGAGGGCGTGACAAGTGTGACAGATTTTATGACAACAAGTGTCTCAAATGTGACGGGTATCGGAACTACGGGATCCCTTTCCACCATCTCTGCAACAATTGTCACCAATTCTACTCAAAATGCAACTTTGTCCTCGGTGACAGGAGCTGCCAACACAACAGGAACAG GAACAAATACAATACAACCTACTACTGTACCTACAGTGACAGGTTTCACAAATGCCACAGGAAGATCAGAAACCCTCATTACATCTGGAACCACAGCCACAGTGCCAACCTCAG CAATCACAACTGCAGCAATGACAACTTTGTCTTCTACTTCAACACCATGCATTG CCTCGACCACCGGCTATCCCAATATGACAGGACCTCCGACTGTAAGCAACGCTGTGCTATCGTCAAGTGTTCGGTTCGACTGTACCGTGAGACCAGCCAGTCTCGCCAGTACAACCTACACAGTCGAGTGGTCCAGTGGGGGGGTGGTGTTGCTGTCATCTGATCTCACGGGCTCAGCCACCGTGCACTCGCTGGATTCTTCTAGTCTCAACCAGGCGTCAAGGAACTCCATTCTCGACAATGGC ATTACATGCTCAGTGACGGCCATAAGCACTGCCCTCTGCGGTTACATCCGAAGTCCTCCTCTGTCGTCCTCTCTCGCACCCACGAAACTCCAG GTTGTCCTGCCATCCCAGGCGCTGGTTCGAGCTTCTGAGATTATTACCGTCAGTGTTGGTTTTAAGAACTCGGTGACAGCATCGTTCTACTGCCTGCTCAAGTACGGCCGCATGTGCACAGTGGAACTGGAGGCCCGCACCAGCCAGTCACGCCCATGGAAATGCATCGGCAGCCTCAGCATCCAGGCTCTGGTCGTAAAATCTGTCTCCCCCACCGGCAGTGAAGTATGCGGCACTCAGCTGTCCGCGTCCAGCACCTCGATGCAAGAACTTCTACTGCGGGCTGTGGTGAACAACATTGTTCGCTCCCAAGTCAAGGTGGAAGTAGAGGTCAGCCAGGTGGACATTGTCAATGGTCAACGCACATATACGTCTATCCTCAACAAATTTGAC GTGAATGTGGAGAGTGCATACAAAAGAGACTCACATTGCTTCATATATGCGGATCCCCACTTCAAGACCTTTGATGGCGT ATACTATGATGTCATGCGACCTGGACCTTTCGTGATCTACAAAAACAAGCTGTTTCCAGTGGAG GTCGAGGGCTACTTCCAAGTAGTTGGCAGAGGGGTGCAGGCCTGCGGCTACGGCATCCGCTCTGCTGATGACGTCATCCGTGTAAGTCGCTGCAACTCGCCCTTAACAACCAAAATTTTCCTGAACGGCAATTTGACACCCGGCACCCGCATTTATCAGGAAGACGAAGGAAACATTATTAAG GTGTTGCTGCCCACGGGTACAGTAGCTATCGTTACTGCCGGCACACAGACTGAGCTCGGCCTTGAAATCAGACCGTCTGTTCTTGACGTGAACCAGACTCAAG GTCTGTGCGGGGTGTTCGATGGCAACATTTTAAACGACCTGACATCGCGCTACGACCGTGTAACACCTGTCACCAGCTCACGCATAACACGAGATCCCAACGACTTCAGCATGACTTGGAT CAACGATGAGTCCCAGTCATTCTACGGAGGCTTCAAAGGCACCGCCAGCTTTGACACATCCACTTATTGCACCTGTGAGCGCAGCAAGCTGATTTCCTGCTCTCCTCAGGGTTATATCTCAGACTGTGGTGTATCCATTTCCG gaaaggaaataacacaaacactattGGAGGATCACTACCAGACACGGGCTGTTCAGAACTTGCAAAGACGCAAGCGTCAGACGACCGGCGAAGTCTTCACCTATGATCCTTACTTTAACGCTTCTGAT aGTGCCACTTGGCCAACTCAGAGTGGTAAAACGGAGAGCCAGGCTCGAGCAGCGTGTTCCAACAGGGTGATCAGCTCGCAAGCATACCTGCAGTGTAAAGATTTCTCTCCTGACAACTTCACCACAGAGATTGAAAATTGTGTGAGGGATGTACAG CTGACGGACAATCTGGACTGGTCAGACTCCGCCTTGCAGACGGCACAGAAGCTCTGCGGCTCCACGATTGCAACGGACTCGAATCTCTGGGTGGACAGCAACCCCACGGATGAGAGCGTTCCCGCAACAATTCAATCCAACATTGCCAACACACTGTGCCAGAACCAGTGCAGTGGTCACGGCAGCTGTCAAAACG GTGTTTGCTCCTGTGACAGTAAATACGGTGGCATCGACTGCTCTTTCGAAAAGTCCCAAGCACCAACTGTTGACGTCGTATTCAGCAGTGTCATGTGCCAGACGAACTTAGGCTCCTGCAACCGCACGATCGTCCGGGGATATAATTTCATGAACCTGTTGCCTGGATTTCTGTCTTGTCATCTGACCCCCATACAG GTGGACCAAACAGGATGGACGCGCAGCGGCCCTAGTGTCACCGTGTCTGCTGAATACCGCAGTAGGTACGAGGTGGTTTGTAACCTGCCAGCCGAGAGAAGCTACACCATCGCCATCAGTAACGACCAGCGCTCCACCAGCATCAGCGAAGCTCTCTTCCTCACCTACGACTCCCAATGTTTTGTTTGCAGCATCAGCAACGACTCACAGAGTGCAACCTGCACCTTGAAG CCACTGACATGCTTTATTGGAGGAATGTGCTTCcttgagaaacaaaaaaatccagctGACTCCTGTCTCGCGTGCCAGCCGTCCAAGTCACAGACATCTTGGACTCAGGCCAACG CTCTCGGATGCACTACCTCGACATCCTCATCGACGACAGTGAAACTAGCCAGCGACCAAGCGTCACGTTTCCGGTCGGAAACAATCATCATCGCAGTATCCATTAGCGCTGTTGTGTTTGTACTCATCGTTATCGCCGTCGTTGCTTACATCGTTCGAAG ACGAAGGGGATCCCGCAGCTTAACACGCTCCACAATCTCAGAAGAGGCATCTCAGTATGAGCATGTGTACGACGGGTCGCGTGGCCTGCGGACAGAAAAAGGACTGACCTTTACAAACCCTACTGTCTACGAAAATTATACGCCCTCCATCTAG